The following proteins come from a genomic window of Mesorhizobium sp. 131-2-1:
- a CDS encoding ParB/RepB/Spo0J family partition protein, with protein MAKNAIEKIAMNAAENIPYDKLMLSQKNVRRIKDGVSIEQLAEDIGRRKLIQSLNVRPVLDGEGEETGTFEVPAGGRRYLALGILIKQKRLAKNEPIPCIVNRGQETSAEEDSLAENLRRADLHPLDQFRAFKTLSDQGLDPDEIGARFFVSSATVRQRLRLASVSPKLLDLYEKDEIRLEQLMAFSIADDHARQEQVWERIASSHTQEPYYIRRLLTETTVRADDRRAVYVGAEAYEAAGGIILRDLFEQDSGGWFQDAGLLEQLVFDRLKMDAEAIRTDGWKWVEAAISFPYGHTSGMRRIYAEAQELSAEEIERYDALKAEYAKLDADYAQAEDADEAIEAKLDQLGAELDAIDDRPQSYDPAQKSIAGVFVTLAANGKLQVDAGFVRSEDEPRTEPGDVDEGEEGSADGGNRSNGDDDGDGVVVNGKPVNDASGDDGEDDRIKPLPDRLVFDLTAQRTLALRNALAGDVDIAFVAALHAFVLQVFYRFAPDTCLEISLKSGSFSQVDGLAETSWAKEVAERHEAWDRDLPDEAEALWDFLLGLDEASRKALFAHCVSLTLNAVVEPWNRRPKALEHADRLGRSLQFDMVDAGWTPTVEFLGRLTKARILQAVREARGADSAQLIDHMKKDIMAREAARLLEGSNWLPEPLRLEVDEVVSDAGDAVAGEMSEEAAPDDDAAELPAFLADDADPSSDEPVTIDGDEADHLQAAE; from the coding sequence ATGGCAAAGAACGCCATTGAGAAGATCGCGATGAACGCAGCGGAGAATATTCCCTATGACAAGCTGATGCTGTCGCAGAAGAATGTTCGGCGCATCAAGGACGGCGTGTCGATCGAGCAGCTGGCCGAAGACATCGGACGGCGAAAGCTGATCCAGAGCCTGAACGTCCGTCCTGTGCTCGACGGTGAAGGCGAGGAGACCGGCACGTTCGAGGTGCCCGCCGGCGGCCGGCGTTACCTCGCGCTCGGGATCCTCATCAAGCAAAAGCGCCTGGCGAAGAACGAGCCGATCCCATGCATCGTCAACCGCGGGCAGGAGACCTCGGCCGAGGAAGATTCGCTTGCCGAAAATCTGCGGCGCGCCGACCTGCACCCGCTCGACCAGTTTCGGGCCTTCAAGACGCTCAGCGATCAGGGCCTCGATCCCGACGAGATCGGCGCCCGCTTCTTCGTATCGTCGGCGACGGTCAGGCAGCGCCTACGGCTGGCCTCGGTGTCACCGAAACTTCTCGATCTCTACGAGAAGGACGAAATCCGGCTCGAACAGCTCATGGCGTTCTCGATCGCGGACGATCATGCGCGCCAGGAACAGGTCTGGGAGCGGATTGCCAGCTCGCACACGCAGGAACCATACTACATCAGGCGCCTGCTGACGGAGACGACGGTGCGGGCCGATGATCGCCGGGCCGTCTATGTCGGCGCCGAAGCCTATGAGGCGGCTGGCGGCATCATCCTTCGCGACCTGTTCGAGCAGGATTCCGGCGGCTGGTTCCAGGATGCCGGACTTCTTGAGCAACTGGTCTTCGACAGGCTGAAGATGGATGCCGAGGCAATCCGCACCGACGGCTGGAAATGGGTCGAGGCGGCGATCAGCTTTCCCTATGGCCACACCTCTGGCATGCGGCGCATCTACGCCGAAGCGCAGGAGCTCAGCGCCGAGGAGATCGAACGCTATGACGCGCTGAAGGCCGAATACGCCAAGCTGGATGCGGACTATGCCCAGGCCGAGGATGCCGACGAAGCAATCGAGGCGAAGCTCGACCAGCTGGGAGCTGAGCTCGATGCGATCGATGATCGTCCTCAAAGCTACGATCCCGCCCAGAAGTCCATCGCCGGTGTGTTCGTTACGCTTGCCGCGAATGGCAAGCTCCAGGTCGACGCGGGTTTCGTACGGTCAGAGGACGAACCGCGGACCGAACCCGGCGATGTCGATGAGGGCGAGGAAGGGAGCGCCGACGGCGGAAACCGATCCAATGGCGACGACGATGGCGATGGTGTTGTCGTCAACGGCAAGCCGGTGAACGACGCCTCTGGCGATGATGGCGAGGACGATCGCATTAAGCCACTGCCCGATCGGCTCGTCTTCGACCTGACCGCGCAGCGGACATTGGCACTGCGCAACGCGCTCGCCGGTGACGTCGACATCGCCTTCGTCGCCGCACTCCATGCCTTCGTCCTGCAGGTTTTCTATCGCTTCGCGCCGGACACGTGCCTGGAGATCAGTCTGAAGAGCGGCAGCTTTAGCCAGGTCGACGGTCTTGCCGAGACATCCTGGGCCAAGGAGGTCGCCGAGCGGCACGAAGCCTGGGACCGCGATTTGCCCGATGAAGCGGAAGCCCTGTGGGACTTCCTTCTCGGCCTCGACGAAGCAAGCCGCAAGGCGCTGTTCGCGCACTGCGTCTCGCTGACCCTCAATGCGGTGGTCGAACCCTGGAACAGGCGACCGAAGGCGCTCGAGCATGCAGACAGGCTTGGCCGCTCGCTCCAGTTCGACATGGTCGACGCAGGCTGGACGCCCACGGTCGAGTTCCTCGGGCGGCTCACCAAGGCGCGGATCCTGCAGGCTGTGCGTGAAGCGCGTGGCGCAGACTCCGCGCAGCTGATCGACCACATGAAGAAGGACATCATGGCCCGTGAAGCCGCCCGTCTTCTCGAAGGATCGAACTGGCTGCCCGAGCCGCTGCGCCTTGAGGTCGATGAAGTGGTTTCCGATGCTGGCGACGCGGTCGCCGGCGAGATGTCGGAAGAGGCGGCTCCCGACGACGATGCCGCCGAGCTGCCGGCCTTCCTCGCCGACGATGCGGATCCGTCCTCCGATGAGCCGGTGACCATAGACGGCGACGAGGCCGACCACCTTCAGGCCGCCGAATAA
- a CDS encoding DUF1419 domain-containing protein has translation MTAHPPFRKVLDGVATREQMFQLFSRHKDTPGIDPNSGTPYSGEWFEITASEYHFMLDLLPPLFMRTGMFGMSEYKAGNVTSVFFAIRIRGRERWFHGFCDLTDRQSPDKMRAAIIAHETGASDSMTRAEKLEAIWNITPVELRGTARNADPETGWAEHRGKRTILVNAGRHDAAFRLLDDLSDLEIAEYLSKVRLRRS, from the coding sequence ATGACCGCACATCCACCCTTCAGGAAGGTGCTCGACGGCGTCGCCACCCGCGAGCAGATGTTCCAACTGTTCAGCCGTCACAAAGACACTCCCGGCATCGATCCCAATTCCGGCACTCCCTATTCAGGCGAGTGGTTTGAGATCACCGCGTCCGAATACCACTTCATGCTAGATTTGTTGCCGCCGCTCTTCATGCGCACCGGCATGTTCGGAATGTCGGAGTATAAGGCCGGCAACGTGACCAGCGTATTCTTCGCGATCCGGATCCGGGGCCGGGAGCGCTGGTTTCATGGCTTCTGCGATCTCACGGATCGGCAGTCGCCAGACAAGATGCGCGCCGCCATCATCGCCCACGAGACCGGCGCGAGCGACAGCATGACCCGCGCGGAAAAGCTCGAGGCGATCTGGAACATAACCCCTGTCGAGCTCAGGGGGACAGCCCGCAATGCAGACCCCGAGACCGGGTGGGCCGAACATCGCGGCAAACGCACGATTCTCGTTAACGCCGGAAGGCATGATGCTGCCTTCAGGCTGCTCGATGACCTGTCGGATCTCGAGATCGCCGAGTACCTGTCCAAAGTGCGATTGCGTCGGAGCTGA
- a CDS encoding transposase: MADFQDAQTVQTTVAPAKVEVPESKKKVPREKKSKAELVKPARKNGAKPAPAAAGAPVAAKTARKTYSEKERAQKLAQIEKSIAAGATSKIAVGQAGISEQTYYYWKRAVAPASDSGDLRDLVALEEENKRLKNLLADRLRKENAELKKKLGLA, translated from the coding sequence ATGGCCGATTTTCAGGACGCTCAGACTGTTCAGACGACAGTAGCGCCAGCCAAAGTGGAAGTGCCTGAATCCAAGAAGAAAGTTCCGCGAGAAAAGAAATCGAAGGCAGAGCTCGTAAAGCCGGCCCGCAAGAACGGAGCGAAACCTGCGCCCGCGGCCGCAGGAGCTCCCGTGGCAGCGAAGACCGCCCGCAAGACATATTCCGAGAAGGAACGCGCCCAGAAGCTTGCCCAGATCGAGAAATCGATCGCTGCCGGCGCGACCAGCAAGATTGCGGTCGGCCAGGCCGGCATATCGGAGCAGACCTACTATTATTGGAAGAGGGCTGTGGCGCCCGCTTCGGACAGCGGCGATCTCCGTGATCTTGTCGCGCTAGAAGAAGAAAACAAGCGCCTTAAGAACCTGCTCGCTGACCGTCTGCGCAAGGAAAATGCCGAGCTCAAGAAGAAGCTGGGCCTGGCCTAA
- a CDS encoding DUF1173 domain-containing protein, which yields MRRFKIGSEVYEEGAPNLQAALAKAYARTERPLCLCREPGCPMYIARIGDLHLIKRMPLSGGGHDPSCDSYESPYELSGLGALMGSAIQLDPQNGLAALKLDFSLSKTGSRAASVPAGQSSAGVTADPRRMSLRGLLHYLWHEAELTVWTSRWAGKRHWWNVRWHLLEAAGQMTVRGGPLADILFVPEPFRAENRQAIEQRRNAVLGTALPPKSGPRKLLVLVGEMKEMVPARSGQKLVIRHLPGFPFIIDDALHRRLQARFERELSLWAADPNSHLMVIATFGLNPAGLAIVEEIALMVVSENWIPYETVPEKRLVDGLARLREKSVKGLRYDLQTDQPIANALLQNRQEPIALFVVPAGADEAFNASLQDLMAARPEIGSWVWRVGEGDMPPLPL from the coding sequence ATGCGACGGTTCAAAATTGGCAGCGAGGTCTACGAGGAGGGAGCACCTAACCTGCAAGCGGCGCTGGCCAAGGCCTATGCCCGCACCGAGCGTCCGCTATGCCTGTGCCGCGAGCCGGGCTGCCCGATGTACATCGCCCGCATCGGCGACCTTCATTTGATCAAGCGCATGCCGCTGAGCGGCGGCGGCCATGATCCGTCCTGTGATTCATATGAATCGCCTTACGAACTGTCCGGCCTGGGCGCCTTGATGGGCAGTGCGATACAGCTCGATCCGCAAAACGGCTTGGCCGCCCTCAAGTTGGATTTCAGCCTGTCGAAGACGGGGAGCCGGGCGGCATCGGTGCCTGCGGGGCAAAGTTCCGCCGGTGTAACCGCCGATCCCAGGCGGATGTCGCTGCGTGGCCTGCTTCATTATCTCTGGCACGAGGCCGAACTGACGGTCTGGACATCGAGGTGGGCCGGCAAGCGGCATTGGTGGAATGTCCGTTGGCATCTGCTCGAGGCTGCCGGGCAAATGACAGTGAGGGGCGGACCACTCGCCGATATCCTGTTCGTGCCCGAGCCGTTTCGGGCCGAGAACAGGCAAGCCATCGAGCAGCGTCGCAACGCGGTTCTCGGCACGGCGCTCCCGCCGAAATCAGGTCCACGAAAGTTGCTCGTCCTGGTGGGCGAGATGAAGGAGATGGTTCCCGCCCGCTCCGGTCAGAAACTCGTCATTAGGCACTTGCCCGGCTTTCCCTTCATCATCGACGATGCATTGCATCGCCGTTTGCAGGCACGTTTCGAGAGAGAATTGTCGCTGTGGGCAGCGGATCCGAACTCACATCTGATGGTGATCGCGACCTTCGGACTGAACCCGGCCGGCCTCGCCATTGTCGAGGAGATTGCGTTGATGGTGGTCTCCGAGAACTGGATTCCCTACGAGACGGTCCCGGAGAAAAGGCTCGTCGATGGGCTCGCCCGCCTGCGCGAGAAGAGCGTGAAGGGATTGCGCTACGACCTGCAAACCGACCAACCGATCGCCAACGCTTTGCTTCAGAACAGGCAAGAGCCGATCGCCCTCTTTGTTGTCCCGGCCGGTGCGGACGAAGCGTTCAACGCTTCGTTGCAGGATTTGATGGCCGCGCGTCCGGAGATCGGCTCCTGGGTCTGGCGGGTCGGCGAAGGCGATATGCCGCCGCTACCCCTTTGA
- a CDS encoding strawberry notch family protein codes for MNIVSTTSIVARTAASLAAPAQDAVNNAQAIHQAAKHLLPFLEQGEPVTTAALRTAMTTSFGGSDAQGFWVWKDAYESLEVAQVLFLRRFGPAILSRSTTPQAMLAMMKRIADLLPTHTRRSDESQAMQQLSTPLPLAFVTAHAAAIASCDLVLEPSAGTGLLAVHAEMARASIAVNELAATRADLLDLLFRRLPVSRHDAAHIDDHLDAAIEPSVVLMNPPFSVGAYVDGHVADAAWRHLSSAFARLRAGGRLVAITGTGLSPENPKWRPAFEGLQQRGTVIFNAAIDGRVYARHGTTTETRLTIIDKVPATDPTGFVPSPGKATDVETLLSWITDLPPRAPGGFPDSIGAFSSGILRNAAMHMGARSGAALAPLAVSRAAPKTIQSVRPIARAKPARQVMANSTPAVPLAYELRDWMPEQGGRLTDTIYEPYALQSIDIPRAKPHPTPLVQSAAMAAVAPPKPSYRPLLPDAIIDEGLLSDAQLESVIYAGEAHCGHLTGAWTVDETCDVVSAAPEGVANAVRFRRGWFLGDGTGCGKGRQVAGIILDNWLQGRRRAIWISKSDKLLEDAQRDWAALGQEKLLVQPLSRYRQGTPIRLAEGILFTTYATLRSQEREGKKSRIAQILDWVGKDFDGVIVFDEAHAMANAAGGKGERGGVAPSQQGRAGLRLQHALPDARVVYVSATGATAVENLSYAQRLGIWGSEDFPFANRAEFVAAIEDGGVAAMEVLARDLKSLGLYTARSLSYDGVEYDLLEHTLTEEQIRIYNAYADAFQVIHNNLTAALKAANITSEAGTLNRNAKSAARSAFESTKQRFFSHLITSMMTPTLIGVIEQDLADGHSAVVQIVSTGEALMERRLAEIPTEEWSDLHVDITPREYVGGYLMHSFPTQLFEEYSDAEGNVYSRPVHDEDGNPVRCREAVRRRDEMIEKLGSLPPVGSALDQILHHFGTDTVAEVTGRSRRIVKNTGRDGIDRLAVENRPGLANLAETQSFMDDDKRVLIFSEAGGTGRSYHADLGARNQRLRKHYLLEAGWRADNAIQGLGRTHRTNQKQPPLFRPMAANVKAGKRFLSTIARRLDTLGAITRGQRQTGGAGLFRAEDNLESPYARAALRQFYMLLHQGKIEGCSLTTFETVTGLSLTTDEGGLRDELPPITTWLNRLLALRIETQNLLFEVFEQLMTAKVEAAIAAGSYDKGLETIAAESIVVTDRRTVYMHPVSGAQSHVLTVARRDRIRPLGLVDALAITRAEPQSVLLVNTRSNRAAIQLPTASLMLDDGTIEHRVRLLRPTDEVRFGLDALAETHWQPADRKLFCDLWQAEVAALPEFTTSTFHIVTGLLLPIWRRLPDHDCQVYRIQTDAGERIIGRHIAPTLVTTMFRNLGLDNVPALAPDDAWTGLVEGRIELQLADGLILRRSRVMNDYRIELIGFTDAFVPRLKALGLISEIISWKLRLFIPTSTLGSAILASLLERHTLVGVTDRTAVA; via the coding sequence ATGAACATCGTTTCGACCACATCGATCGTCGCCCGTACGGCCGCTTCCCTTGCCGCGCCGGCACAAGACGCCGTCAACAACGCCCAGGCGATCCATCAGGCGGCAAAGCACCTTCTGCCTTTTCTCGAGCAGGGTGAGCCTGTCACCACCGCCGCACTGCGCACCGCCATGACGACAAGTTTTGGCGGCAGCGATGCGCAAGGGTTCTGGGTCTGGAAGGACGCCTATGAGTCGCTGGAAGTCGCGCAGGTGCTGTTTCTGCGCCGGTTCGGTCCGGCGATCCTGTCCCGGTCGACCACGCCCCAGGCAATGCTGGCGATGATGAAGCGCATCGCCGACCTTCTTCCCACCCATACGCGACGGTCGGACGAGAGCCAGGCCATGCAGCAGCTCTCCACGCCCTTGCCGCTGGCCTTCGTTACAGCGCACGCCGCGGCGATCGCATCTTGCGACCTCGTTCTCGAACCCTCGGCCGGCACCGGTCTGCTCGCCGTCCATGCCGAGATGGCGCGCGCCTCGATCGCCGTCAATGAGCTTGCCGCGACGCGGGCCGATCTCCTCGACCTGCTGTTTCGACGGTTGCCCGTCTCGCGGCACGACGCCGCCCATATCGACGATCATCTCGACGCGGCCATTGAGCCGTCCGTCGTGCTGATGAATCCACCCTTCAGCGTCGGCGCTTATGTCGACGGCCATGTCGCCGATGCGGCATGGCGGCATCTCTCTTCCGCATTCGCACGCCTGCGCGCCGGCGGGCGCCTGGTCGCCATTACCGGCACCGGGCTGTCTCCCGAAAACCCCAAATGGCGGCCCGCTTTCGAAGGCCTGCAGCAGCGGGGCACCGTCATCTTCAACGCAGCGATCGACGGCCGTGTCTACGCCCGCCATGGCACCACCACTGAGACCCGCCTGACAATTATCGACAAGGTACCGGCCACGGACCCGACCGGCTTCGTCCCGTCGCCCGGCAAGGCCACGGATGTTGAAACGCTGCTCTCCTGGATCACCGATCTGCCGCCGCGGGCGCCGGGCGGCTTTCCGGACTCGATCGGTGCATTTTCCAGCGGCATCCTGCGCAATGCCGCCATGCACATGGGTGCCCGATCGGGTGCGGCTCTCGCCCCCCTCGCTGTCTCAAGGGCTGCTCCGAAGACCATCCAATCGGTCCGTCCGATTGCGCGGGCGAAGCCCGCTCGCCAGGTCATGGCAAACAGCACGCCGGCTGTCCCCCTCGCCTATGAGCTCCGCGACTGGATGCCGGAGCAGGGCGGCCGGCTTACCGACACGATCTACGAACCATATGCCCTCCAGTCGATCGACATTCCCCGCGCAAAACCGCATCCGACGCCGCTGGTACAATCGGCCGCCATGGCCGCCGTCGCGCCACCAAAACCTTCCTATCGTCCGCTCCTTCCTGATGCGATCATCGACGAGGGCCTCCTGTCGGACGCCCAGCTCGAAAGCGTCATCTATGCAGGCGAAGCCCATTGCGGCCATCTCACTGGCGCCTGGACGGTTGACGAGACCTGCGATGTCGTCTCGGCCGCGCCAGAAGGTGTTGCGAACGCCGTCCGCTTCCGTCGTGGTTGGTTTTTGGGTGATGGAACCGGCTGCGGCAAGGGACGGCAAGTCGCCGGCATCATCCTCGACAATTGGCTGCAGGGGCGGCGCCGCGCGATCTGGATTTCCAAGTCGGACAAGCTGCTGGAAGACGCTCAACGCGATTGGGCGGCACTTGGCCAGGAAAAACTTCTCGTGCAGCCGCTGTCGCGCTATCGGCAGGGCACGCCGATCCGCCTTGCCGAAGGCATCCTCTTCACCACCTACGCAACCCTTCGTTCCCAGGAACGCGAGGGCAAGAAGTCCCGCATCGCCCAGATCCTCGATTGGGTCGGGAAGGACTTTGATGGCGTCATCGTCTTCGACGAGGCGCACGCCATGGCCAATGCCGCCGGCGGCAAAGGCGAGCGCGGTGGCGTTGCTCCCTCGCAGCAGGGCAGGGCGGGCTTGCGGCTGCAGCACGCCCTTCCCGACGCGCGCGTCGTCTACGTCTCCGCGACCGGTGCGACCGCGGTCGAGAACCTGTCCTATGCGCAGCGTCTCGGCATCTGGGGCAGCGAGGATTTTCCATTCGCCAACCGCGCCGAATTCGTCGCCGCGATTGAGGATGGCGGTGTCGCGGCGATGGAAGTGCTCGCCCGCGATCTCAAATCGCTCGGTCTCTATACGGCGCGTTCGCTCTCCTATGACGGCGTCGAATACGACCTCCTCGAGCACACGCTGACCGAGGAGCAGATCCGCATCTACAACGCCTATGCCGATGCATTCCAGGTCATCCACAACAACCTGACCGCCGCACTCAAGGCGGCCAACATCACCAGCGAGGCAGGCACGCTGAACCGCAACGCCAAGTCGGCGGCACGCTCAGCCTTCGAGAGCACGAAGCAGCGCTTCTTCAGCCATCTCATCACCTCGATGATGACGCCGACCCTGATCGGCGTGATCGAGCAGGACCTCGCCGACGGTCATTCGGCGGTCGTGCAGATCGTCTCCACCGGCGAAGCGCTGATGGAACGACGCCTTGCCGAGATCCCGACCGAGGAATGGTCGGATCTGCATGTCGACATCACGCCGCGCGAGTACGTCGGCGGGTACTTGATGCACTCCTTCCCCACGCAGTTGTTCGAGGAATATTCGGATGCGGAGGGCAACGTCTATTCGCGGCCTGTCCATGACGAAGATGGCAATCCCGTCCGGTGCCGGGAGGCCGTGCGTCGGCGCGACGAGATGATCGAGAAGCTCGGGTCGCTGCCGCCGGTCGGCAGCGCGCTCGACCAGATCCTCCATCACTTTGGCACCGACACCGTCGCCGAGGTGACCGGCCGCTCGCGCCGCATCGTGAAGAATACCGGCCGCGATGGCATCGACCGGCTTGCCGTCGAGAATCGCCCAGGCTTGGCCAACCTCGCCGAGACCCAGAGTTTTATGGACGACGACAAGCGCGTGCTGATTTTTTCAGAGGCCGGCGGCACCGGTCGCTCCTACCACGCCGATCTCGGGGCGCGAAACCAGAGGCTGCGCAAGCACTATCTGCTCGAAGCCGGCTGGCGCGCCGACAACGCCATCCAGGGTCTCGGACGGACCCACCGCACAAATCAGAAGCAACCGCCGTTGTTCCGGCCGATGGCCGCCAATGTGAAGGCGGGCAAGCGCTTCCTGTCAACCATAGCGCGACGTCTCGACACGCTGGGCGCGATCACACGCGGCCAGCGCCAGACTGGCGGGGCAGGGCTGTTCCGTGCCGAAGACAATCTCGAGAGCCCGTACGCGCGGGCCGCACTTCGCCAATTCTACATGCTGCTGCATCAGGGCAAGATCGAAGGTTGTTCGCTCACGACCTTCGAGACCGTGACCGGGCTGTCTTTAACGACCGACGAGGGCGGGTTGCGCGACGAGCTGCCGCCGATCACGACCTGGCTCAACCGCCTGCTGGCGCTGCGCATCGAAACACAGAACCTGCTGTTCGAAGTGTTCGAGCAGTTGATGACGGCGAAGGTCGAGGCCGCGATCGCTGCCGGCTCCTATGACAAAGGTCTGGAGACGATTGCGGCGGAGAGCATCGTCGTCACCGATCGTCGCACCGTCTACATGCATCCGGTCTCGGGCGCGCAGTCGCATGTGCTGACCGTCGCGCGCAGGGACCGTATTCGGCCGCTCGGTCTGGTCGATGCGCTGGCGATCACCCGCGCGGAGCCACAATCTGTTCTGTTGGTGAACACGCGGTCGAACCGCGCGGCGATACAGCTGCCGACGGCGAGCCTGATGCTCGACGACGGCACGATAGAGCATCGCGTACGCCTGCTGCGGCCGACGGACGAGGTGCGCTTCGGTCTCGACGCCCTTGCCGAAACCCACTGGCAGCCCGCCGACCGAAAACTTTTCTGCGACCTGTGGCAAGCAGAAGTCGCCGCCCTCCCGGAGTTCACCACCAGCACCTTCCACATCGTGACGGGTCTGCTGCTCCCGATCTGGCGTCGGCTGCCGGACCATGATTGTCAGGTCTACCGGATCCAGACCGATGCCGGCGAACGCATCATCGGGCGTCACATTGCGCCGACCCTTGTCACGACCATGTTCCGCAATCTGGGGCTCGATAATGTACCGGCGCTCGCACCGGACGATGCATGGACCGGCTTGGTCGAGGGCAGGATCGAGTTACAACTTGCCGACGGCTTGATCCTGCGCCGCAGTCGGGTCATGAACGATTACCGTATCGAGCTGATCGGCTTCACGGACGCTTTTGTTCCCCGACTGAAGGCGCTGGGGCTGATCTCCGAGATCATCTCCTGGAAGCTCCGGCTGTTCATCCCGACGTCCACGCTGGGGTCCGCCATCCTCGCCTCCCTTCTCGAGCGCCATACGCTGGTCGGGGTCACCGACCGTACTGCAGTG